In a single window of the Acyrthosiphon pisum isolate AL4f chromosome X, pea_aphid_22Mar2018_4r6ur, whole genome shotgun sequence genome:
- the LOC100162498 gene encoding aldose 1-epimerase-like — protein sequence MDGSKKHSLETMLLNPISVDALNDIIYESEEQQKSFSIKLCSIKDDNGQNVRVTKYTLKNEHKVVIEIINYGATVISCWVPNSQGELEDVLLGFDSIEDYKLHNTHSIGGTLGRVTDYISNGHLENENGEIYELIKNRDGHHFNGGEKGFDKVMWDGYVADDELVLTYSSKDGEEGYPGTFQARITFRLTCKNELVVNYVGMTSKSTPVNMASNMFFNLAGQNTGESELMNHSIMVNAEEYVAIKQPERRPVGLIKNVHYTCLDLRVPRLLKKAFPLVPGFGYNHTFKLFKGKDRKAFNLAASLVHKQSGRLLDIYTDMPCIHVNTAQDFPNYGKPLFKEEVLKVTNIEAPLAKFNKYENEQESFISEEYKFASDAELVEEEHNLDYDIKHSSTHVNHVQEIKPIKGKCNTIYNKHSGICIRPQLFPDAVTHKNFNSITLKPSNMYSQQVIYKFGVIASTA from the exons ATGGATGGTTCAAAAAAACATTCTTTAGAGACTATGTTGTTAAATCCAATAAGTGTTGATGCattgaatgatataatttatgaatcagAAGAACAGCAAAAAAGT TTCAGTATTAAACTTTGTTCTATAAAGGATGATAATGGACAAAATGTCAGAGtgacaaaatatactttaaagaaTGAACATAAAGTTGTTATTGAAATCATTAATTACGGTGCTACCGTTATTTCCTGCTGGGTACCAAATTCACAGGGCGAACTAGAAGATGTTTTACTTGGTTTTGACTCAATTGAAG ACTATAAGTTACACAACACACACTCCATTGGTGGTACATTAGGCAGAGTAACAGATTATATTAGTAATGGTCATCTCGAAAATGAAAATGGTGAAATATATGAACTAATCAAAAATCGTGATGGTCATCACTTCAATGGTGGTGAAAAAGGATTTGATAAGGTCATGTGGGATGGGTATGTGGCAGATGATGAACTGGTATTAACTTATTCGAGTAAAGATGGTGAGGAAGGCTATCCAGGAACATTTCAAGCTCGTATAACATTTCGTTTGACTTGCAAAAATGAATTAGTTGTAAACTACGTTGGTATGACATCAAAATCAACTCCAGTAAATATGGCCTCAAATATGTTCTTCAATTTAGCTGGACAA aaCACCGGAGAGTCTGAACTCATGAATCATTCAATTATGGTCAATGCCGAAGAATACGTGGCAATAAAACAACCAGAGCGAAGACCTGTTGGCTTGATTAAAAATGTGCATTACACATGTCTTGACTTGCGTGTTccaagattattaaaaaaagcttTTCCTCTTGTTCCTGGTTTTGGATACAATCATACATTCAAATTGTTCAAAGGAAAAGACCGAAAAGCATTTAATCTAGCAGccag cTTAGTACATAAACAAAGTGGTCGCTTGTTGGATATTTACACGGATATGCCTTGTATCCATGTAAATACTGCTCAAGATTTTCCCAATTATGGTAAACCGTTATTCAAAGAAGAGGTTCTGAAGGTAACCAATATAGAAGCACCGTtagcaaaatttaataaatatgaaaatgaacAAGAAAGTTTTATCTCTGAAGAATATAAATTTGCGAGTGACGCAGAACTAGTAGAAGAAGAACACAATTTAGATTATGACATCAAACATTCTTCAACCCATGTTAACCATGTACAGGAAATCAAGCCCATCAAaggaaaatgtaatactatatataacaaGCATTCTGGAATTTGCATACGTCCTCAACTATTTCCAGATGCCGTTACACAT AAAAACTTCAACAGTATTACTCTCAAACCATCAAATATGTATAGCCAGCAAGTCATTTATAAATTTGGAGTTATTGCTTCAACTGCTTAA
- the LOC100571980 gene encoding uncharacterized protein LOC100571980 has translation MAPANPRTLDELVIPAEYKTTIDGKPFLLYDSSDEKSGKPRILIYSTEENLNLMTNCNNWYADGTFSSAPSIFYQLYTIHGIQYSNVLLFLFALLPNKTEETYVRFFEIILNLKLELKPTTFMLDFELSTINAIKMVFSNTSLHGCFFHYSQALWRHIQDSGLAIKYREESNFALNIKKLNALSFVLPHLVINAYEPILETEFYIENEILLSDFLDYFESTWIGKLCRNKKRRNPRFPIELWNCYNLVKYDIPKTNNSVEGWHNSFNSTLNALHPSIWKFIEALKKEEKLNRLKMHLFLAGTEPRQKLKKYKDTASRIKAICNDFENRSINDFLKGIAQNLS, from the coding sequence ATGGCACCAGCAAATCCTAGAACATTAGATGAGCTAGTAATTCCTGCGGAGTACAAAACAACAATTGATGGTAAGCCATTTTTGTTATATGACAGTAGCGATGAAAAATCAGGAAAACCgcgaattttaatttattcgacagaagaaaatttaaatttgatgactAATTGTAACAATTGGTATGCAGATGGTACATTCTCTAGTGCACCATCTATTTTTTACCAACTATATACCATTCATGGTATACAATACAGTAACGTTTTGCTATTTTTATTCGCTCTCCTTCCAAATAAAACGGAAGAAACTTATGTccgtttttttgaaataattttaaatttaaaactggaACTTAAACCAACAACTTTTATGCTTGATTTCGAGCTTTCAAccataaatgcaataaaaatggtGTTCTCAAATACGTCATTACATGgatgtttttttcattattcgcaAGCTCTATGGAGACATATCCAAGATAGCGGGTTAGCTATTAAATATCGTGAAGAATCTAATTTCGCATTGaacattaaaaagttaaatgcaTTATCATTTGTTCTTCCGCATTTGGTAATTAATGCATACGAACCAATTTTGGAAACTgagttttatattgaaaatgaaatCTTATTATCAGATTTTTTGGATTATTTTGAGAGTACGTGGATTGGGAAATTATGTCGTAATAAAAAACGTCGAAATCCCAGATTTCCAATAGAGCTATGGAATTGTTACAATCTCGTTAAATATGATATTCCTAAAACAAACAATTCAGTAGAAGGGTGGCATAATTCATTTAATTCAACATTAAATGCACTTCATCCTTCGATATGGAAGTTTATCGAAGCgctaaaaaaagaagaaaaacttaatcgtttaaaaatgcATCTATTTTTGGCTGGAACAGAACCaagacaaaaacttaaaaaatataaagacacAGCTTCTAGAATTAAGGCAATCtgtaatgattttgaaaatcgcagtataaacgattttttaaaaGGCATTGCTCAAAATCTAtcataa
- the LOC103311882 gene encoding uncharacterized protein LOC103311882 has translation MPRNAVQIVVDGMETVLSEGIGVFVKSSAQKLLSEEPKEMVIGQRLNKVVKSGISILEPSTLQNVLSETLDHMKTLKSDNKVIQNFIQGTYWQSRAPLMDELNFLQETGIEISTPDYEGKLYFELGLILGDNLGLHSITGFTESFSSNFPCRMCTMRKEDMWVQCYEDESLLRHTDQYYAQLSLNDVSATGVREECIWFSVNNFNLFDQLGVDVMHDMLEGCSKYIMSFILKYYIKELKLFTLQVLNDRLFCFDYGPENNKPCALTEDYIIQGNIRQSASEMLTFVRYFGLLVGDFVPSEEPVWGLYIAMRRVIDVILSTSLELDSCSMLQTLVAEMNDLYLKYSKNRLKPKFHFLTHYHSFIKKFGPVIHLWSMRYEAKHKVSKISARSSFNRRNICKTLAIKHQLKLNETFINGKLCNKIKVGPQTELDSIKQHQIQNELNLNVEDSIFRVNWAEVGGTRYKPKTILTLGILDDNNPQFAIVKNVFLYAENRVIFECNILTTIGFDEHVYCYEITLPETDIIRYVFQDLLLSHVPNTLNVVSNGTKYITVRSPF, from the exons ATGCCCAGAAATGCTGTTCAAATTGTTGTCGATGGTATGGAAACAGTACTTTCAGAAGGTATTGGTGTTTTTGTTAAAAGTAGTGCACAAAAATTGTTGTCTGAAG AACCAAAAGAAATGGTTATAGGTCAAAGACTCAATAAAGTTGTTAAAAGTGGTATATCCATTCTAGAACCATCTACCT tacaAAATGTGCTTTCTGAAACATTAGACCATATGAAAACTTTGAAATCAGATAATAAAGTTATTCAAAACTTTATTCAAGGCACATATTGGCAAAGTAGAGCT CCTCTAATggatgaattaaattttttacaagaAACTGGTATTGAAATAAGTACACCAGATTATGAaggtaaattgtattttgagtTGGGGCTTATATTAGGTGACAACTTAGGGTTGCATTCCATCACAGGTTTTACTGAGAGTTTCTCCTCAAACTTTCCATGTAGAATGTGTACAATGAGAAAAGAAGATATGTGGGTTCAGTGTTATGAAGATGAGAGTTTATTAAGACATACTGACCAGTATTATGCTCAATTATCACTGAATGATGTGTCTGCTACTGGTGTAAGAGAAGAGTGTATTTGGTTTAgtgtgaataattttaatttgtttgatcaACTAGGAGTAGATGTCATGCACGACATGCTAGAAGGGTGTTCTAAGTATATTATgagtttcattttaaaatactatattaaggAATTAAAGCTTTTTACGCTACAAGTATTGAATGACAGACTATTTTGCTTTGACTATGGACCTGAAAACAATAAACCGTGTGCACTTActgaagattatattatacaaggaaATATCAGACAATCTGCATCCGAAATGTTGACGTTTGTAAGGTACTTTGGTTTACTAGTTGGTGATTTTGTACCCTCAGAAGAACCAGTTTGGGGTCTATATATTGCTATGCGGAGAGTTATAGATGTTATATTATCAACATCACTTGAATTAGATAGTTGTTCAATGCTTCAGACTTTAGTTGCTGAAATGAATGATCTTTATTTAAAGTATagtaaaaatcgtttaaaaccaaaatttcattttttaacacACTATCactcatttattaaaaaatttggacCCGTAATTCACTTATGGTCTATGAGATACGAAGCGAAACATAAAGTATCGAAAATTTCAGCAAGGTCTTCATTCAATAGGCGTAACATTTGCAAGACTTTGGCAATCAAACACCAACTTAAGTTGAATGAAACATTTATTAAtggtaaattatgtaataaaataaaagtaggaCCTCAAACAGAATTGGACTCTATAAAACAGcatcaaattcaaaatgaacTAAATCTGAATGTAGAGGATTCAATATTTCGAGTAAATTGGGCTGAAGTGGGAGGAACTCGTTACAAACCTAAAACTATATTGACGTTGGGCATTTTAGACGATAATAATCCTCAATTTgcaattgtaaaaaatgtttttctttatgcGGAAAACAGGGTAATTTTTGAGTGTAACATTTTAACGACAATTGGCTTTGATGAGCATGTTTACTGTTATGAAATAACATTACCAGAAACAGATATTATTCGTTATGTATTTCAGGATCTTCTCCTTTCTCATGTACCAAATACATTAAATGTTGTATCAAATGGAACAAAATACATTACTGTAAGAAGtcctttttaa